One segment of Choloepus didactylus isolate mChoDid1 chromosome 15, mChoDid1.pri, whole genome shotgun sequence DNA contains the following:
- the LOC119510472 gene encoding adenylosuccinate synthetase isozyme 2-like has translation MSFAETNPAASSLPNGNCGCPRARPGGNRVTVVLGAQWGDEGKGKVVDLLAQDADIVCHCQGGNNAGHTVVADSAEYDFHLLSSGIINPNVTAFIGNGVVIHLPGLFEEAEKNVQKGKGLEGWEKRLIISDRAHIVFDFHQAADGIQEQQRQEQAGKNLGTTKKGIGPVYSSKAAQSRLRMCDLVSDFEGFSDRFKVLANQYKSIYPTLEIDIEGELQKLKGYMERIKPMVKDGVYFLYEALHGPPKKILVEGANAALLDIDFGTYPFVTSSNCTVGGVGTGLGMPPQNVGEVYGVVKAYTTRVGIGAFPTEQDNEIGELLQTRGREFGVTTGRKRRCGWLDLVLLKYAHMINGFTALALTKLDILDMFTEIKVGVAYKLDGEIIPYFPANQEVLNKVEVQYRTLPGWNTDISNARTFKELPVNAQNYVQFIEEELQIPVKWIGVGKSRESMIQLF, from the coding sequence ATGTCGTTCGCCGAAACCAACCCAGcggcatcttcccttcccaacGGCAATTGTGGCTGCCCCAGGGCGCGACCGGGAGGGAACCGAGTGACGGTGGTGCTCGGCGCGCAGTGGGGCGATGAAGGCAAAGGGAAGGTGGTGGATCTCTTGGCGCAGGACGCCGACATCGTTTGCCACTGCCAGGGAGGAAATAATGCTGGCCATACAGTTGTTGCTGATTCTGCAGAATATGACTTTCATCTTTTATCAAGTGGAATAATTAACCCAAATGTTACTGCATTCATTGGAAATGGTGTGGTAATTCATCTACCTGGATTGTTTGAGGAAGcagagaaaaatgttcaaaaaggaaAAGGTCTAGAAGGCTGGGAAAAAAGGCTTATCATATCTGACAGAGCTCATATTGTATTTGATTTTCATCAAGCAGCTGATGGTATCCAGGAACAACAGAGACAAGAACAAGCAGGAAAAAATTTGGGTACCACAAAAAAGGGCATTGGCCCAGTTTATTCTTCCAAAGCTGCTCAGAGTAGACTAAGGATGTGCGATCTTGTCTCTGACTTTGAAGGCTTCTCTGACAGGTTCAAAGTTCTGGCTAACCAATACAAATCTATATACCCGACTTTGGAAATAGATATTGAAGGTGAATTACAAAAACTCAAGGGTTATATGGAAAGGATTAAACCAATGGTAAAAGATGGAGTTTATTTCCTATATGAGGCCCTACATGGACCACCAAAGAAAATCTTAGTAGAAGGTGCAAATGCAGCACTGCTAGATATTGACTTTGGGACTTATCCTTTTGTAACCTCTTCAAATTGTACTGTTGGAGGCGTTGGTACTGGTCTGGGTATGCCCCCTCAAAATGTGGGAGAAGTGTATGGAGTTGTGAAAGCTTATACAACTAGAGTTGGTATCGGTGCCTTTCCTACAGAGCAAGACAATGAAATTGGAGAATTATTACAAACAAGGGGTAGAGAGTTTGGTGTAACTactggaaggaaaagaagatgTGGCTGGTTGGACCTTGTTTTGCTCAAATATGCTCACATGATCAACGGATTTACTGCGTTGGCACTTACCAAACTGGATATTTTGGATATGTTTACGGAAATAAAAGTTGGAGTTGCTTATAAGTTAGATGGTGAAATCATACCTTATTTTCCAGCAAACCAAGAAGTCTTAAATAAAGTTGAAGTTCAATATAGGACTCTTCCAGGATGGAATACAGACATATCAAATGCAAGGACATTTAAAGAACTCCCTGTTAATGCACAGAATTATGTTCAATTTATTGAAGAAGAGCTTCAAATTCCAGTGAAATGGATTGGTGTAGGTAAATCCAGAGAGTCTATGATTCAACTCTTCTAA